CGCAATCCAAACGGTCGGCACTCGAGAATCCTCGACCTCAAACCTCCCCCGACTCCAACCGTCCGGTCGTCTCCAACTCCTGCGCCTCGCGGGCCAGGTTGGCGAGGGCTTCGGCCTGGCGGGGAGCGTAGGCTTCGGTGAGGAAGATTCGGCCGCGGGCGAGCATGTGGCGGAGGAACTTCTCGACGCGGCCTTTGCGGTAGACGTCCTCGCCGAAGATGGGGGCGTATTCGCGCAGGACGCCCTCGGCGTAGCGGGCGTATTCGGGCCAGGGGGCGGCGAGGATGGAGAGGTCGACGTCGAGGAAGAGGTCGACGTCGGGGTCGCCCGTCGCGGAGTGGCCGCAGGTCGCCAGGATCATCGCCTCGGCCCGCTCCAGGAGGGAGGCCGAGACGGATCCGGCAAGCAGGTCGTGGAGCGCGGAGGCGCTGCGGGCCTCGTTGTCGCGGCGGGAGGGTTCGTATACGGCGTCATGGAAGAAGACGGCCAGTTCGACGGCGTCGCGGTTCTGGAACAGAGATCCGTGGGCCTCGACCTCGTCGAGCATCCGCGCGACGTGATCGAGGCCGTGGTAGTATCGGCCCTCAGCCGTGTACTGGTCGACGAGGTAGTCCGCGATCAGCGCGGTGCGATCGTCGTCCAGGCCCAGGCGGCGGGCCAGGAGGATCCACGCACGACGTGATCGGTCGGCGGCGGTCATTCCTCTTCCTGCTGTTCCTGTTTCCGCAGCATGGCCAGGACGCCGGCGTCTTCCAGCGTCGAGGTGTCGCCCGTGCTCTCAACCCCGGCGGCGATGTCGCGGAGAAGCCTCCGCATGATCTTGCCGCTGCGGGTCTTGGGCAGGGACTCGCTGAAGTGGATGTCGTCCGGGCGGGCGAGGGCCCCGATCTCCTTGGCGACGTGGGCCTTCAACTCCGCCTTGAGCTTGTCCGTGGGCGTCTGGTTGAGTTCCAGCGTGACGAAGCAGGCGATCCCCTGGCCCTTGATCTCGTCGGGCTTGCCGACGACGGCGGCCTCGGCCACCGCCGGGTGGCTCACCAGGGCGCTCTCGATTTCCATCGTGGAGAGCCGGTGGCCGGCGACGTTCAGGACGTCGTCGACGCGACCCATGATCCAGTAGTTGCCGTGCTCGTCGCGGCGGGCGCCGTCGCCGGTGAAGTACACGCCCGGCACGTCGCTCCAGTACTGGTTCTTGTAGCGCTGATCGTCGCCGTAAATGGTCCGGAGCATCGACGGCCAGGGCTTGGTGATGACCAGGAAGCCCCCTTCGTTGACGCCCACGGGCGTGCCGTCCTTGGTGACGATCTCCGGGACGATGCCGGGGAGCGGGCGGGTCGCCGAGCCGGGGATGGTGGGCGTCGCGCCGGGGAGCGGGGCGATCATGATCGCCCCGGTCTCGGTTTGCCACCAGGTGTCGACGATCGGGCAGCGGCCGCCGCCGATGACCTCGTGGTACCACATCCAGGCCTCGGGGTTGATCGGCTCGCCGACCGAACCCAGCAGGCGGAGGCTCGTCAGGTCGTGCTTCCTGGGGTGCTGCTCGCCCCACTTCATGAAGGCGCGGATGGCGGTGGGGGCGGTGTAGAGGATCGTGACCTTGTAATCCTCGATGATCTTCCAGAACCGGGCCTCGTCGGGCCAGTTCGGGGCGCCCTCGAACATCACGCACGTCGTCCCGTTGGCGAGCGGGCCGTACGTCAGGTACGAGTGGCCGGTGATCCAGCCCACGTCCGCCGTGCACCAGTAGGTGTCGTCGGGCTTCAGGTCGAAGACCCACTTGGTCGTGGCCGCCGCCTGGAGCATGTAGCCGCCGGTCGTGTGCAGGATTCCCTTCGGCTTGCCCGTCGACCCCGAGGTGTAGAGGATGAACAGCGGGTGCTCGCTGTCGAGTTCCTCCGGCGGACAGTCGGAGGAGGCGTTCGCCTCAAGCTCGTGCCACCAGTGGTCGCGGCCGGCCGTCCAGGCGACCTCGTGGCCGGTTCGCTTGGTGACCACGACCGCGGTGAGGGTCGGGCACTCGGCGGCGGCGCCGTCGGCGTTCTCCTTCAGCGGCACGATCTTCCCGCGCCGCCAGCCGCCGTCGGCCGTGACGAGCACCTTGGCCTTGCAGTCCTGGATCCGGCCCGCGAGAGCCTCCGAGCTGAACCCGCCGAAAACGACCGTGTGCGGAGCCCCGATCCGGGCGCAGGCGAGGGCCGCGATCACCAACTCGGGGATCATCGGCAGATAGAGCGCGACGACGTCCCCCTTCTTGACGCCCAGGCCCTTGAGCACGTTGGCGAACTTGCTCACCTCGCGCTGGAGATCCTGATAGCGGAGGACCCGGCGGTCGCCCGGCTCGCCTTCGAAGATGAGGGCGGCCTTGTTCTTGTCCGGCCCCTCGCAATGGCGGTCGACGCAGTTGTACGAGGCGTTGAGCTTGCCGCCGACGAACCACTTGGCGAACGGCGCATCCCAGTCGAGGACGCGGTCCCACGTCTTGAACCAGTGGAGGGACTTCGCCTGCTCGGCCCAGAAGCCTTCGGGATCGTCCTTGGCCTTGTTCCAGAGGGCCTGATACTCGTCGAGGCTCTTGATCCCGGCGGTCTTGGCGAACTCCGCGGGGGGCGGGAAAACGCGGGTCTCTTGCAGGACGCTCTTGATGGCTCCGCCGCCGCTGGGATTCTCGGGGGGCATGCTCGCTCGCTCCAGGATCGCTCGACCGGGGAAAGGGGTGATTCGGATCTTAAACCCCTCCCCGGCGCGAGTCAATCAGCCCGAAGCTCAAGCTATCGCGGCTTCTGCGGTCGCCTTCAGGAGAATCGCCATTTCCAGCCGCTGAAGTCGGCGAGCCGCCCGCTCGTCGTCGGTCCCCGGACGGGAGCGGGTGCAAACATCGATCATGGCGAACGGATCCCACGAACCGCCCGCGACGACCCGGCGCGTCCCCTCGGTCAGCAGGGGTTCGGCCGATTCGGCGAGCGTCGGGAAGAGGGGGTGTCGGCCGACGCGGCGGAACCAGTACGAGGCGTTGCCGGCGTCGGGCTCGCGGCGATGAGCGACGCCATGCCAGTAGGCGGAGAACCGGCGCTCGCCCAGGTCCTCGGCCTCCTGCGCGGCCTCGTGACTGGCGTCCCAGGCGTTGAGGATCTGGAGCAGGCCGGCCGAAAGCGCCAGCCGGGTCGGGCGCGAAGCCTTCGGGAAGAGCCCGGCGAGGGCGGGCTCGGAGACGGCGGCGACCAGCTTCGGACGCTCGGGACGCGCCTGAACCAGCTTCGGGCCGAGCGATTCGTCGTCGCCGAGAGCCTCAAGGGCGACGGCCGCAACGAAGTCGAGCGGCCGGCCCGCGAAGACGTCGGCGGGGGCCTCTCCGG
The Paludisphaera rhizosphaerae genome window above contains:
- a CDS encoding HD domain-containing protein, with the protein product MTAADRSRRAWILLARRLGLDDDRTALIADYLVDQYTAEGRYYHGLDHVARMLDEVEAHGSLFQNRDAVELAVFFHDAVYEPSRRDNEARSASALHDLLAGSVSASLLERAEAMILATCGHSATGDPDVDLFLDVDLSILAAPWPEYARYAEGVLREYAPIFGEDVYRKGRVEKFLRHMLARGRIFLTEAYAPRQAEALANLAREAQELETTGRLESGEV
- the acs gene encoding acetate--CoA ligase; amino-acid sequence: MPPENPSGGGAIKSVLQETRVFPPPAEFAKTAGIKSLDEYQALWNKAKDDPEGFWAEQAKSLHWFKTWDRVLDWDAPFAKWFVGGKLNASYNCVDRHCEGPDKNKAALIFEGEPGDRRVLRYQDLQREVSKFANVLKGLGVKKGDVVALYLPMIPELVIAALACARIGAPHTVVFGGFSSEALAGRIQDCKAKVLVTADGGWRRGKIVPLKENADGAAAECPTLTAVVVTKRTGHEVAWTAGRDHWWHELEANASSDCPPEELDSEHPLFILYTSGSTGKPKGILHTTGGYMLQAAATTKWVFDLKPDDTYWCTADVGWITGHSYLTYGPLANGTTCVMFEGAPNWPDEARFWKIIEDYKVTILYTAPTAIRAFMKWGEQHPRKHDLTSLRLLGSVGEPINPEAWMWYHEVIGGGRCPIVDTWWQTETGAIMIAPLPGATPTIPGSATRPLPGIVPEIVTKDGTPVGVNEGGFLVITKPWPSMLRTIYGDDQRYKNQYWSDVPGVYFTGDGARRDEHGNYWIMGRVDDVLNVAGHRLSTMEIESALVSHPAVAEAAVVGKPDEIKGQGIACFVTLELNQTPTDKLKAELKAHVAKEIGALARPDDIHFSESLPKTRSGKIMRRLLRDIAAGVESTGDTSTLEDAGVLAMLRKQEQQEEE